A stretch of Vannielia litorea DNA encodes these proteins:
- a CDS encoding thiamine phosphate synthase has protein sequence MTLDRFYPIFDHSDWLRRMLPLGVKVVQLRIKDRPEEAVRAQIALSQALCRDHGAVLVVNDHWQAAMDLGCDWIHLGQEDLDGADLKAIRAAGLKLGVSTHDEDELERVLGMQPDYVALGPVYPTVLKKMKWHEQGLPRVTEWKARIGAIPLVGIGGMTVERAEGVLQAGADIVSVVTDITLNADPEARLRQWVEATR, from the coding sequence ATGACCCTCGACCGGTTCTATCCCATATTCGACCACTCCGACTGGCTGCGCCGGATGCTGCCGCTGGGGGTGAAGGTCGTGCAGCTGCGCATCAAGGACCGGCCCGAAGAGGCCGTCCGCGCCCAGATCGCCCTGTCGCAGGCCCTGTGCCGTGACCATGGCGCCGTGCTGGTGGTGAACGACCATTGGCAGGCGGCGATGGATCTGGGCTGCGACTGGATCCACCTCGGCCAGGAAGACCTGGACGGGGCCGATCTGAAAGCCATCCGGGCCGCCGGGTTGAAACTGGGCGTCTCGACCCACGACGAGGACGAGCTCGAGCGGGTTCTGGGGATGCAGCCGGATTATGTTGCGCTAGGGCCGGTCTATCCGACGGTGCTGAAAAAGATGAAGTGGCACGAGCAGGGCCTTCCGCGCGTCACCGAGTGGAAAGCGCGGATCGGCGCGATTCCCCTGGTCGGCATCGGCGGGATGACGGTCGAACGCGCCGAAGGCGTGCTGCAGGCCGGGGCAGACATCGTCTCCGTGGTCACCGACATCACCCTGAATGCCGATCCCGAGGCCCGCCTGCGCCAATGGGTCGAGGCAACGCGATGA
- a CDS encoding thiazole synthase, with translation MKRFYGVELPNPLMLGTAQYPSPAILEQAFRQSGAGVATVSLRREGAGGAGQAFWQMIAELGVLVLPNTAGCHTVKEAVTTAHMAREVFDTRWIKLELIGHTDSLQPDVFKLVEAARILTEDGFAVFPYTTEDLVVAERLLVAGCEVLMPWGAPIGSGRGLNNEYALRAMRAEYPEVPLVVDAGIGLPSHAARAMELGYDAVLMNTAVARASDPVAMARAMMGAVKAGRLAHEADPIEARDMAEASTPVIGKAFLS, from the coding sequence ATGAAACGGTTCTACGGCGTCGAGCTGCCAAATCCGCTGATGCTGGGGACGGCGCAATATCCCAGCCCGGCCATTCTCGAACAGGCGTTTCGCCAAAGCGGCGCGGGCGTGGCCACGGTGTCGCTGCGGCGTGAAGGGGCTGGCGGAGCAGGTCAGGCGTTCTGGCAGATGATCGCCGAGCTGGGTGTGCTGGTCCTGCCCAACACTGCCGGCTGTCACACCGTCAAGGAGGCCGTCACCACCGCCCACATGGCGCGGGAGGTGTTTGACACGCGCTGGATCAAGCTGGAGCTGATCGGCCACACCGACAGCCTGCAGCCGGATGTCTTCAAACTTGTCGAAGCCGCCCGCATCCTGACCGAGGATGGCTTTGCGGTCTTCCCCTATACCACCGAAGATCTGGTCGTTGCCGAGCGCCTGCTGGTCGCGGGCTGCGAGGTGCTGATGCCCTGGGGCGCGCCGATCGGGTCCGGTCGCGGGTTGAACAACGAATACGCCTTGCGGGCCATGCGGGCAGAGTACCCGGAGGTGCCTCTCGTGGTCGATGCCGGGATCGGTCTGCCCAGCCATGCCGCCCGCGCGATGGAACTGGGCTACGACGCGGTTCTGATGAACACCGCCGTGGCGCGGGCCAGCGATCCGGTCGCGATGGCCCGGGCCATGATGGGCGCGGTCAAGGCGGGACGGCTGGCGCATGAGGCCGACCCGATCGAGGCCCGCGACATGGCCGAGGCCTCGACCCCGGTGATCGGAAAGGCCTTCCTGTCATGA
- the thiS gene encoding sulfur carrier protein ThiS, with protein MKIVLNGQAREVAATTLSALLRECGFSGRVATAVNEDFIPVASRDSHRLREGDRVEVVAPMQGG; from the coding sequence ATGAAGATCGTGCTTAACGGACAGGCCCGCGAGGTCGCGGCCACAACCCTGTCTGCCTTGCTGAGGGAGTGCGGTTTCTCGGGCCGCGTCGCCACGGCGGTGAACGAGGATTTCATCCCGGTCGCAAGCCGCGACAGCCACCGCTTGCGCGAGGGCGACCGGGTCGAGGTCGTCGCGCCGATGCAGGGGGGCTGA
- a CDS encoding FAD-dependent oxidoreductase gives MTLWSVIGAGVVGLAVATELVDRGAEVQVFDPAGPPGPHGCSWWAGGMLAPWCEYESAEEPVLRLGQEAREWWASRTEVHGRGTLVVANRRDLPDLRRFARRTEGFREIGARIEELEPDLHGFGQGLFFEAEAHLDPRRALRDLYEGLLDKGVAFHRQSAPEQLPNAIDCRGLHARDVLHDLRGVKGEMLVIRCPDVVLSRPVRLLHPRMPLYVVPRGEGIYMLGATMIESEDRRRITARSMLELLSAAYALNPAFGEAEVLEIGVDLRPAFPDNLPRIRRLGQRIYANGLYRHGYLLAPALARGVADLALDNRHSEMVDEDRA, from the coding sequence ATGACCCTGTGGTCTGTCATAGGGGCCGGCGTGGTGGGACTCGCCGTTGCCACGGAGCTGGTGGATCGCGGGGCCGAGGTGCAGGTGTTCGACCCTGCCGGCCCGCCCGGCCCGCACGGCTGTTCCTGGTGGGCCGGCGGCATGCTGGCGCCGTGGTGCGAATATGAAAGCGCCGAAGAACCCGTGTTGCGACTGGGGCAGGAGGCCAGGGAGTGGTGGGCGAGCAGAACCGAGGTGCACGGCCGCGGGACGCTCGTGGTCGCCAACCGCCGGGACCTGCCCGACCTGCGCCGCTTTGCCCGGCGGACCGAGGGGTTCCGCGAAATCGGCGCCCGGATCGAAGAGCTCGAACCCGACCTGCATGGCTTTGGCCAGGGCCTGTTCTTCGAGGCCGAAGCCCATCTCGATCCGCGCCGGGCTCTGCGGGATCTCTACGAGGGGCTGCTGGACAAGGGCGTTGCCTTCCACAGGCAAAGCGCGCCGGAACAGCTGCCCAACGCCATCGACTGCCGGGGCCTGCACGCTCGCGATGTGCTGCACGATCTGCGCGGGGTGAAGGGTGAAATGCTGGTCATCCGCTGCCCGGATGTCGTGCTGAGCCGTCCCGTGCGCCTGCTGCACCCGCGGATGCCGCTCTATGTCGTCCCGCGCGGAGAGGGCATCTACATGCTCGGGGCCACGATGATCGAAAGCGAAGACCGCCGCCGCATCACGGCACGGTCGATGCTGGAATTGCTCAGCGCGGCCTATGCCCTGAACCCTGCTTTCGGCGAGGCCGAGGTGCTCGAGATCGGCGTCGATCTGCGGCCCGCCTTTCCCGACAACCTGCCGCGTATCAGGCGGCTGGGGCAGAGGATTTATGCCAACGGATTGTATCGCCACGGATACTTGCTGGCCCCCGCCCTTGCCAGGGGCGTGGCGGACCTGGCGCTCGACAACAGACATTCGGAGATGGTCGATGAAGATCGTGCTTAA
- the thiD gene encoding bifunctional hydroxymethylpyrimidine kinase/phosphomethylpyrimidine kinase, with translation MAQVALTIAGSDSGGGAGIQADLKAMSALGVFGASVITAVTAQNTRAVTAVHLVPAEVVGAQIDAVLEDLAPRAIKVGMLATAAIIQSVADGIGVFAGPVVLDPVMIAKSGDALLAEDAVHALRETLLPRATVLTPNLPEAARLLEAPVAQGRSEMIAQGMALNAMGAGAVLMKGGHAEGSTCHDVLISGRQVVAEFTAPRRQTINTHGTGCTLSSAIAAGLAKGLPLFEAVEGAHAYLQGAIAAADDLNIGRGHGPVHHFHAFWPA, from the coding sequence ATGGCGCAGGTTGCGTTGACGATTGCCGGATCCGACAGTGGCGGTGGCGCGGGCATACAGGCAGATCTCAAGGCCATGTCGGCACTCGGGGTGTTCGGCGCGTCGGTCATCACCGCGGTCACCGCCCAGAATACCCGGGCCGTGACCGCCGTTCACCTGGTTCCGGCAGAGGTGGTCGGCGCGCAGATCGACGCCGTCCTGGAGGATCTTGCACCTCGCGCGATCAAGGTCGGCATGCTGGCCACTGCCGCCATCATCCAATCCGTGGCCGATGGGATCGGCGTTTTTGCGGGCCCGGTTGTTCTTGATCCCGTGATGATCGCCAAGTCGGGCGATGCCCTGCTGGCCGAGGACGCCGTGCACGCGCTGCGAGAAACGCTCCTGCCGCGCGCCACGGTCCTGACGCCAAACCTGCCCGAAGCCGCGCGTCTGCTGGAGGCGCCGGTCGCACAGGGCCGGAGCGAAATGATCGCGCAGGGGATGGCCCTGAACGCGATGGGGGCCGGGGCCGTTCTCATGAAGGGTGGCCATGCCGAGGGCAGCACCTGCCACGACGTTCTGATTTCAGGCAGACAGGTGGTTGCCGAGTTCACCGCGCCGCGGCGCCAGACCATCAACACCCATGGCACCGGCTGCACCCTGTCTTCCGCCATTGCCGCGGGTCTCGCCAAGGGCCTGCCGCTCTTCGAGGCGGTCGAGGGCGCGCACGCATACCTGCAAGGCGCGATTGCCGCGGCAGATGATCTGAACATCGGCCGGGGTCACGGGCCGGTGCACCATTTCCACGCCTTCTGGCCAGCATGA
- a CDS encoding GntR family transcriptional regulator: MATAVEKAVTELRAMIINGELSIAERITESSAATLLGMSRTPVRAALAQIESEGLLVKLEGRGYKIRPFTFRDLELAAEVRAVIEGVAAARLASSGYSEETAAAIERSIAMTEAIIGRDHLTRREIAIYQEANDIFHSTIAKGCGNDFVPLSLEKISRIPIVAPGAFAEVEGMAQAELLRMTVGHTQHVIIWDAIRSGEAIRAENMMREHAGAPIRYAKLFIGPSYVNKLMKSGVLIRGETDGQD, encoded by the coding sequence ATGGCTACGGCAGTGGAGAAGGCGGTTACGGAGCTGCGCGCGATGATCATCAACGGCGAGCTTTCGATCGCCGAGAGAATCACCGAGAGCAGCGCGGCCACGCTTCTGGGCATGTCGCGCACGCCGGTGCGCGCGGCCCTGGCGCAGATCGAGTCCGAGGGGCTCTTGGTCAAACTCGAGGGACGGGGCTACAAGATCAGGCCCTTCACCTTCAGGGATCTCGAGCTGGCGGCAGAGGTGCGCGCCGTGATCGAGGGGGTCGCGGCGGCCCGGCTGGCCTCGAGCGGATACTCCGAGGAGACCGCCGCCGCGATCGAGCGCTCCATCGCCATGACCGAGGCGATCATCGGCCGCGATCACCTGACACGGCGCGAGATCGCGATCTACCAGGAAGCCAACGACATCTTTCATTCCACCATCGCCAAAGGCTGCGGAAACGACTTTGTCCCGCTCAGCCTCGAAAAGATCTCCCGCATCCCCATCGTCGCGCCGGGGGCCTTCGCCGAGGTCGAAGGCATGGCGCAGGCCGAGCTGCTGCGCATGACGGTCGGGCACACCCAGCATGTGATCATCTGGGATGCCATCCGCAGTGGCGAGGCGATCCGGGCAGAGAACATGATGCGCGAACATGCCGGCGCACCAATCCGATATGCGAAACTGTTCATCGGCCCGTCCTACGTGAACAAGCTGATGAAATCCGGCGTTCTCATCCGCGGCGAGACCGACGGGCAGGATTGA
- a CDS encoding OsmC family protein, producing MPLGTNRIEESGLPPIHEVANPQDIGVGTPEIRRGDALRSLVTSLSGFQKEALVASRRSGKTWRMVSDEGKYLNGHDAAPPPLSFLTVGMVASYMNEITALARRQGVAIRHLRLTLDNYYTMTGSMQQRTMIGGAEPVELQVEIDCDLAGGALTEFLMNAVHASPLNGLMRGEHASLFTLSKNGVELPPRKVARLGAPMLPDPGDAGSRAVAVRETEVLLTHIGITEKKPVKAGTESAASSLTDHQNRRLNIAATAVLRDDGMKEIRQQLYSPHGKEWLFLSEEAEVDGGKGRAPDAASYISAGIGFCFMTQFGRLVPMLGLDLPRYQIIQDTHFSLGGASGGTGKAGEADPVETHVYLTTNESDEVAQEMLDLSEQTCFLHAFCRTDLKTRLKTVSIPASSTTAA from the coding sequence ATGCCGCTTGGCACGAACCGCATTGAAGAGAGTGGGCTGCCCCCCATTCATGAGGTCGCAAACCCCCAGGACATCGGCGTCGGCACGCCCGAGATCCGCAGGGGCGATGCGCTGCGCAGCCTCGTCACCTCGCTGTCGGGGTTTCAGAAGGAGGCGCTGGTGGCCTCGCGCCGTTCCGGAAAGACCTGGCGGATGGTGTCGGACGAGGGCAAGTATCTCAACGGTCACGATGCCGCCCCGCCGCCGCTCTCGTTCCTGACGGTGGGCATGGTTGCCTCCTACATGAACGAGATCACCGCGCTCGCCCGCCGCCAGGGCGTTGCGATCCGCCACCTCAGGCTGACGCTCGACAACTACTACACCATGACCGGCTCGATGCAGCAGCGCACCATGATCGGCGGCGCCGAGCCGGTGGAGCTTCAGGTCGAGATCGACTGTGATCTCGCCGGTGGCGCCTTGACCGAGTTCCTGATGAACGCGGTGCACGCCTCCCCGCTCAACGGGCTGATGCGCGGCGAGCACGCGAGCCTCTTCACCCTGTCGAAGAACGGCGTGGAGCTGCCTCCCAGGAAGGTTGCCCGGCTCGGCGCGCCCATGCTCCCCGATCCGGGCGATGCCGGATCACGGGCCGTGGCCGTGCGCGAAACCGAGGTGCTTCTCACCCACATCGGGATCACCGAGAAGAAGCCGGTGAAAGCCGGCACCGAAAGCGCCGCCTCCTCGCTCACCGATCACCAGAACCGCCGCCTCAACATTGCCGCAACCGCCGTGCTGCGCGACGACGGGATGAAGGAGATCCGCCAGCAGCTCTACTCGCCCCACGGCAAGGAGTGGCTGTTTCTTTCCGAAGAGGCCGAGGTTGATGGCGGCAAGGGCCGCGCGCCGGATGCGGCCAGCTACATCTCGGCCGGGATCGGCTTTTGCTTCATGACCCAGTTCGGCCGTCTCGTGCCGATGCTGGGGCTGGACCTGCCCCGTTACCAGATCATCCAGGATACCCACTTCAGCCTCGGCGGCGCCTCGGGCGGCACCGGCAAGGCGGGCGAGGCCGACCCGGTCGAGACCCATGTGTACCTGACCACGAACGAGAGCGACGAGGTCGCGCAGGAGATGCTCGATCTGAGCGAGCAGACCTGCTTTCTGCACGCCTTCTGCCGCACCGACCTGAAAACCAGACTGAAGACCGTGAGCATCCCGGCTTCTTCCACCACCGCGGCTTGA
- a CDS encoding OsmC family protein — translation MMSKIGKNLIAESGLAPFFKLANADEVAIDAPDNRKGDALRTWVRALSGFQKEALVRSARTGDTWRLVSDEGPYLNGHDAAPCPLAFLSSGMVASFMNEITALAELRGVTIRKLKLIQDNYYTMKGSMPKRTMVGGAENIDLQVEIDCDLSDAELHQFLLDATFASPLNGLMRGQLESLFKLGKNGTELPTAKVAELDAPLFPDPGNHFARALPEIGALKLMEPVGPTPKKEVVLGTATGGSSLADEQDRRLNIGAVAVLREDGIKEIRQMQYSPRGTSFRFLSSEDGRAPDANTLISAGIGFCFMTQFGRFVSMLKLDLPDYRIVQDTHFSLGGASGGTGKAGEADPIETHVYLETSESDETAQEMLDISEQTCFLHAFCRTDLKTRLRVRRV, via the coding sequence ATGATGTCGAAAATTGGCAAGAACCTGATCGCGGAGAGCGGCCTTGCGCCGTTCTTCAAACTTGCAAACGCCGATGAAGTCGCCATCGACGCGCCGGACAACCGCAAGGGCGACGCCCTGCGCACATGGGTGCGCGCGCTTTCGGGCTTTCAGAAGGAGGCGCTGGTGCGCTCGGCCCGCACCGGCGACACCTGGCGGCTTGTCTCCGATGAAGGCCCCTATCTGAACGGTCACGATGCCGCCCCCTGCCCGCTTGCCTTCCTGTCGTCGGGGATGGTCGCCAGCTTCATGAACGAGATCACCGCGCTGGCCGAGCTGCGCGGCGTCACGATCCGCAAGCTGAAGCTGATCCAGGACAACTACTACACGATGAAGGGCTCCATGCCCAAGCGCACCATGGTCGGCGGCGCCGAGAACATCGACCTCCAGGTCGAGATCGACTGCGACCTGAGCGACGCCGAGCTGCACCAGTTCCTGCTCGATGCCACCTTCGCCTCGCCGCTCAACGGGTTAATGCGCGGGCAGCTGGAAAGCCTCTTCAAGCTCGGCAAGAACGGCACCGAACTGCCCACCGCCAAGGTGGCCGAACTGGATGCCCCGCTCTTTCCCGACCCCGGCAACCATTTTGCACGGGCGCTGCCCGAGATCGGTGCGCTCAAGCTGATGGAGCCTGTCGGCCCGACGCCGAAGAAGGAGGTCGTGCTGGGCACCGCCACGGGCGGCTCCTCGCTGGCCGACGAGCAGGACAGGCGGCTGAACATCGGTGCCGTCGCGGTGCTGCGCGAGGATGGCATCAAGGAAATCCGGCAGATGCAGTATTCGCCCCGGGGCACCTCGTTTCGCTTTCTGTCGTCCGAGGATGGCCGTGCGCCCGATGCCAACACGCTGATTTCTGCCGGGATCGGCTTTTGCTTCATGACCCAGTTCGGGCGCTTCGTGTCGATGCTCAAGCTCGACCTGCCCGATTATCGCATCGTGCAGGACACCCACTTCAGCCTCGGCGGCGCCTCGGGCGGCACCGGCAAGGCGGGCGAGGCCGACCCGATCGAGACCCATGTCTACCTGGAGACAAGCGAGAGCGACGAGACCGCGCAGGAGATGCTCGATATCTCCGAGCAGACCTGCTTTCTGCATGCCTTCTGCCGCACCGATCTGAAAACCAGGCTGCGGGTGCGGAGGGTCTGA
- a CDS encoding 4-hydroxybenzoate 3-monooxygenase — protein sequence MKTQVCIIGGGPAGLMLSHILDANGIDNLVLERQTKAYVLGRIRAGVLEHNTVEMLRDYGLGERMDREGMPKDGTQILWENRPDFFIDVKKWTGKQMMAWGQTYITEDLYAARERDGGAVICEAADVTLHDIESDAPHVTYVKDGTTHRIDCRFIAGCDGFHGPSRQAIPRSHRREFLREYPFGWMGVMVEKPPVSNFTYVYHSDGMAMAAQRTPMLSRYYVQAPITDKPGDWSDDRFWETLLHRFPPDVAARIQTGPTIEKSMAPLRSFVSEPMRHGSLFLAGDSAHIVPPTGAKGLNLAFSDVFYLQRALVAFFKTGQGALIERYSDTALRRVWSAENISWRLTKMLHVFPGEDPFEQKIRENDYDLLLHSEAAQHALAYEYIGLPFED from the coding sequence ATGAAGACGCAGGTCTGCATCATCGGCGGCGGCCCGGCGGGCCTCATGCTCAGCCACATCCTCGATGCCAACGGCATCGACAACCTGGTGCTGGAGCGCCAGACGAAGGCGTATGTTCTGGGCCGGATCCGCGCCGGCGTGCTCGAGCACAACACCGTCGAGATGCTGCGCGACTACGGTCTGGGCGAGCGGATGGACCGGGAGGGCATGCCCAAGGACGGCACCCAGATCCTCTGGGAGAACCGCCCCGATTTCTTCATCGACGTGAAGAAATGGACCGGCAAGCAGATGATGGCCTGGGGCCAGACCTACATCACCGAGGATCTCTACGCCGCCCGCGAGCGCGATGGCGGCGCGGTGATCTGCGAGGCCGCCGACGTGACCCTGCACGACATCGAAAGCGATGCGCCGCATGTGACCTATGTGAAGGACGGCACCACTCATCGGATCGACTGCCGCTTCATCGCCGGATGCGACGGCTTTCACGGCCCCTCCCGGCAGGCGATCCCCAGGAGCCACCGGCGCGAGTTTCTGCGCGAGTATCCCTTTGGCTGGATGGGGGTGATGGTGGAGAAGCCGCCGGTGAGCAATTTCACCTATGTCTACCACAGCGACGGCATGGCGATGGCGGCCCAGCGCACCCCCATGCTCAGCCGCTACTACGTGCAGGCCCCGATCACCGACAAGCCGGGAGACTGGAGCGACGACCGTTTCTGGGAGACCCTGCTGCATCGCTTTCCGCCGGATGTGGCCGCACGGATCCAGACCGGCCCGACCATCGAGAAATCCATGGCCCCGCTGCGCAGCTTCGTCTCCGAGCCGATGCGCCACGGCAGCCTGTTTCTGGCCGGCGATTCCGCCCATATCGTGCCCCCCACCGGCGCGAAGGGGCTGAACCTCGCCTTCTCCGATGTCTTCTACCTGCAACGCGCGCTGGTCGCCTTCTTCAAGACCGGGCAGGGCGCGCTGATCGAGCGCTACTCCGACACCGCGCTGCGCCGCGTGTGGTCGGCCGAAAACATCTCGTGGCGGCTGACCAAGATGCTGCACGTGTTTCCGGGCGAGGACCCGTTCGAGCAGAAGATCCGCGAAAACGACTACGACCTGCTGCTGCATTCGGAGGCCGCCCAGCACGCGCTGGCCTACGAGTACATCGGCTTGCCGTTCGAAGACTGA
- a CDS encoding TRAP transporter substrate-binding protein, producing MNKLTALTTAACLLAAPALQAKDLALSYFMGPNHPLNEAVFTPFAEKLAEVSGGQLTVTQYPGGALNSSPPKQYSILLDGIADVAFHLPGYTAQIFPITTAITTPGMCGDALECTEAMWRAIEPIEAEFDAKLLAVWANDPQVLYTKDKAVRTLEDMQGLLVRVTSAQDIPFTEALGASSVSQPVSEINQNLANGVVDAVSIDPSATMSFKMHEPANYMTTNIPGAGSAFVLMMNKGVYNALTEEEKGWVDEASGKWLSMKGGQIYRDMAERGIEVARENGVEIIELSAEERARWDAAIQPALDEWMATDLGQGMTGADLARLFKGE from the coding sequence ATGAACAAACTGACGGCACTCACGACGGCGGCCTGCCTCTTGGCCGCACCCGCGCTCCAGGCCAAGGACCTCGCGCTCTCGTACTTCATGGGGCCGAACCATCCGCTCAACGAGGCGGTGTTCACCCCCTTCGCGGAGAAGCTGGCCGAGGTCTCGGGCGGGCAGCTGACCGTGACGCAATACCCCGGCGGTGCGCTCAACTCCTCGCCGCCCAAGCAGTATTCGATCCTGCTCGACGGCATCGCCGATGTTGCCTTCCACCTGCCCGGCTACACCGCCCAGATCTTCCCGATCACCACCGCGATCACCACGCCCGGCATGTGCGGCGATGCGCTGGAGTGCACCGAGGCGATGTGGCGCGCCATCGAGCCGATCGAGGCCGAGTTCGATGCCAAGCTGCTGGCCGTCTGGGCCAATGACCCGCAGGTGCTTTATACCAAGGACAAGGCGGTGCGGACGCTCGAAGACATGCAGGGCCTGCTGGTGCGTGTGACCTCGGCGCAGGACATTCCCTTCACCGAAGCCCTCGGCGCCTCCTCGGTCTCCCAGCCGGTCTCGGAGATCAACCAGAACCTCGCCAACGGCGTCGTCGACGCCGTCTCCATCGACCCCTCGGCCACCATGTCGTTCAAGATGCATGAGCCGGCCAACTACATGACCACCAACATCCCCGGTGCCGGCAGTGCCTTTGTTCTGATGATGAACAAGGGTGTCTACAACGCGCTCACCGAGGAGGAGAAGGGCTGGGTCGACGAGGCCTCGGGCAAGTGGCTCTCGATGAAGGGCGGCCAGATCTACCGCGACATGGCCGAACGCGGCATCGAGGTTGCGCGCGAGAACGGCGTGGAGATCATCGAGCTTTCCGCCGAGGAACGGGCCCGCTGGGATGCGGCGATCCAGCCTGCCCTCGATGAGTGGATGGCCACCGACCTCGGCCAGGGCATGACCGGGGCCGACCTCGCCCGCCTGTTCAAGGGCGAGTGA
- a CDS encoding TRAP transporter small permease, protein MSAAKPAKATAPWGRWFGTIANGFAVLGGVALFALMFITVVAVFWRYALRDPIFGIGDMSSLSLVVIVAAGVTYGAVHGAHISVDILSAVAGRRTKRLTDLLVRALSVAICGFAAWALAVKGACGLPCGAVTPNLGIVHTPFYYLLSAALAVMTALLLYQLLTGLRHWSGQDPNEDNG, encoded by the coding sequence ATGAGCGCCGCCAAGCCGGCAAAGGCCACCGCCCCCTGGGGGCGGTGGTTCGGCACCATCGCCAATGGCTTCGCGGTCCTGGGCGGGGTCGCGCTTTTTGCGCTGATGTTCATCACCGTGGTGGCGGTCTTCTGGCGCTACGCCCTGCGTGATCCGATCTTCGGCATCGGCGACATGTCGTCGCTCTCGCTTGTCGTCATCGTGGCCGCCGGCGTGACCTATGGCGCGGTGCACGGGGCGCATATCAGCGTGGATATCCTCTCGGCCGTGGCCGGGCGCCGGACGAAGCGGCTCACCGACCTTCTGGTGCGCGCCCTCAGCGTGGCCATCTGCGGCTTCGCGGCATGGGCCCTGGCCGTCAAGGGCGCCTGCGGCCTGCCCTGCGGCGCGGTGACGCCGAACCTCGGCATCGTCCACACGCCGTTCTACTACCTGCTCTCCGCCGCGCTGGCGGTGATGACGGCCCTGCTGCTCTACCAGCTCCTGACCGGCCTCAGGCACTGGTCGGGCCAAGACCCCAACGAGGACAATGGCTGA
- a CDS encoding TRAP transporter large permease — translation MDTTTIALLGFASLLVLLFLRMSVGAAMLLVGAVGIYLIRPAASLPVVAGEIFGEATNYNLTILPLFILMGNLAGISGMSRDLYDAAHSWIGHLKGGLASATIVGCAGFSALSGSSLAAALTMGRVSLPEMQRFNYHDGLATGAIAAGGTLGILIPPSAGFVIYAILTEESIGRLFMAGILPGLLLTALFIVAIYIVVSLKPSKAPRAMGAESLAQRMAALLRALWIIGIIVLTIGGIYTGVFSAVEAAGIGAFLALLVCLLRRSLTWANLKEVTTSTLQSTGMVFFILFGAFVFKTFVGFTGVTYAMSQWVAAQGFGAMEVVIAILLVFIVLGTFMEGFAILVLTVPLVQPLLETLGVDLIWFGVLMVIVLEMALISPPVGVNVFVVKGIAPTVSLNTIFRGIWPFWIAMFVAVALILLIPGIALYLPDRMFG, via the coding sequence ATGGATACCACGACGATTGCCCTTCTCGGCTTTGCCTCCCTTCTTGTCCTGCTGTTCCTGCGCATGTCGGTGGGGGCCGCCATGCTGCTGGTCGGCGCGGTGGGCATCTACCTGATCCGCCCGGCCGCCAGCCTGCCGGTGGTGGCGGGCGAGATCTTTGGCGAGGCCACCAACTACAATCTCACGATCCTGCCGCTCTTCATCCTGATGGGCAACCTGGCCGGTATCTCGGGCATGAGCCGCGATCTCTACGACGCCGCCCACAGCTGGATCGGCCACCTCAAGGGCGGACTCGCCTCGGCCACCATCGTCGGCTGCGCGGGCTTCTCGGCGCTCTCGGGCTCCTCGCTCGCGGCAGCGCTCACCATGGGCCGCGTCAGCCTGCCGGAGATGCAGCGCTTCAACTACCACGACGGGCTGGCCACCGGCGCCATCGCGGCGGGGGGCACGCTGGGCATTCTGATCCCGCCGTCCGCGGGCTTCGTGATCTACGCGATCCTCACCGAAGAGAGCATCGGACGGCTGTTCATGGCCGGCATCCTGCCCGGCCTCCTGCTCACCGCGCTCTTCATCGTGGCCATCTACATCGTGGTCTCGCTGAAGCCTTCCAAGGCTCCGCGCGCGATGGGCGCGGAGAGCCTGGCGCAGCGGATGGCCGCCCTCCTGCGGGCGCTCTGGATCATCGGGATCATCGTGCTCACCATCGGCGGCATCTACACCGGCGTCTTCTCGGCGGTCGAGGCGGCGGGCATCGGGGCCTTCCTGGCGCTGCTGGTCTGCCTGCTGCGCCGCTCGCTGACATGGGCCAACCTGAAGGAGGTGACCACCAGCACGCTGCAATCCACCGGCATGGTGTTCTTCATCCTTTTCGGGGCCTTCGTGTTCAAGACCTTCGTCGGCTTCACCGGGGTCACCTATGCCATGTCCCAATGGGTCGCGGCGCAGGGGTTCGGCGCGATGGAGGTGGTCATCGCGATCCTGCTGGTCTTCATCGTGCTGGGCACGTTCATGGAGGGCTTCGCCATCCTCGTGCTGACGGTGCCGCTGGTGCAGCCGCTGCTCGAAACCCTGGGCGTCGACCTGATCTGGTTCGGGGTGCTGATGGTGATCGTGCTCGAAATGGCGCTGATCTCGCCGCCGGTCGGGGTGAACGTCTTCGTGGTGAAGGGCATCGCGCCCACGGTCTCGCTGAACACGATCTTCCGCGGCATCTGGCCGTTCTGGATTGCCATGTTCGTCGCCGTGGCGCTGATCCTGCTGATCCCCGGCATCGCCCTTTACCTGCCCGACAGGATGTTTGGCTGA